The following proteins come from a genomic window of Tepidiforma thermophila:
- the mgtA gene encoding magnesium-translocating P-type ATPase translates to MNQPRRRPAPALAEWAARDAADVLERLGSGPGGLSSAEAARRLAVHGPNSLPRGGHPALTILLRQLKNPLLGLLLAAVSVSFIVGERLDAAIIVAIVLLSVTLGFFDEFRADRSARMLEERLTRTARVFRDGEIQRVDAETLVPGDILVVEVGDIVAADARVIEANDLTVDESIITGESLPAEKRAAAGGEPGLATMLLSGTVVRSGRGRAVVVATGPASMVGAIAAGLHEAGRPTEFERGLRNFSLFLVGVTATLTAFILAANIWLGRGLLESLLFALAIAVGLTPQLLPAIVTVSLATGGRRLAERKVIVRRLVAIEDLGNLEVLFSDKTGTLTEGSIVLEALGCPPGSEDTLLGWTASWLLAGIHETSGNALDAVLAADERIQQAAAARAGWTLRDELPFSYQLRYAALAVESPAGERWVVVKGAAEELFARCTAADGWGEEWHPPAAAALARLADDGLRVIAVAIRPDDGRELAAQAAEGLRLVGFLGFSDPPRPEAKAAIERLANLGIEVKILTGDHPAVARHVCDRVGIPVRGVLTGADLEGLSPGELRDAVARTTVFARVTPEQKKLLVQAAQAGGRDVGFLGDGVNDAPAIRQADIGISVDTATDVAKAAADVVLLEKDLGVLADGVLEGRRTFANTVKYILMATSSNFGNMFSAAGASLFLDFLPMLPTQILLNNFLYDVSELTIPTDAVDEELTRRPAHWDLRSISRAMVVFGPVSSVFDYLTFALMLGVFNAGETRFQSGWFVESLCTQTLVIFVLRTHRVPFWRSRPSLPLLATTLGCVAVAAFIPYSPAAGALNFEPLPGRFLLALGGMVVTYLALVELAKRKVFAQAAAPAPVPAPVPPPPAPTPAA, encoded by the coding sequence ATGAACCAGCCGCGCCGCCGCCCGGCGCCCGCGCTCGCCGAGTGGGCCGCGCGCGACGCCGCCGACGTGCTCGAACGTCTCGGGTCCGGCCCCGGCGGCCTCTCCAGCGCCGAAGCCGCACGCCGCCTCGCCGTCCACGGCCCCAACTCCCTGCCCCGCGGCGGCCACCCCGCGCTCACCATCCTCCTCCGCCAGCTCAAGAACCCGCTCCTCGGCCTCCTCCTTGCTGCGGTCTCGGTCTCCTTCATCGTCGGCGAGCGCCTCGATGCCGCCATTATCGTCGCCATTGTCCTCCTCTCCGTCACCCTCGGCTTCTTCGACGAATTCCGCGCCGACCGCTCCGCCCGCATGCTCGAAGAACGGCTCACGCGCACGGCCCGCGTCTTCCGCGACGGCGAAATCCAGCGCGTCGACGCCGAAACGCTCGTCCCCGGCGATATCCTCGTCGTCGAAGTCGGCGACATCGTCGCGGCCGACGCCCGCGTCATCGAAGCGAACGACCTCACGGTCGACGAATCGATCATCACCGGCGAATCGCTCCCCGCGGAGAAACGGGCGGCAGCCGGCGGCGAACCGGGCCTCGCCACCATGCTCCTCTCCGGCACGGTGGTGCGCAGCGGACGCGGGCGCGCCGTCGTCGTCGCCACCGGCCCGGCGTCAATGGTCGGCGCCATCGCCGCGGGCCTGCACGAGGCTGGCCGGCCCACCGAGTTCGAGCGCGGCCTCCGCAACTTCTCCCTCTTCCTGGTCGGCGTGACGGCCACCCTCACCGCCTTTATCCTCGCAGCAAACATCTGGCTCGGCCGCGGCCTCCTCGAATCGCTGCTCTTCGCGCTCGCCATCGCCGTCGGGCTGACCCCGCAGCTCCTCCCGGCGATCGTCACCGTCAGCCTCGCCACCGGCGGGCGCAGGCTCGCCGAGCGGAAGGTCATCGTCCGCCGGCTGGTCGCCATCGAAGACCTCGGCAACCTCGAGGTCCTCTTTTCCGATAAAACCGGCACCCTCACCGAAGGCTCCATCGTCCTCGAAGCCCTCGGCTGTCCGCCCGGCAGCGAGGACACGCTCCTCGGCTGGACGGCCAGCTGGCTGCTCGCCGGCATCCACGAAACGTCCGGCAACGCCCTCGATGCCGTCCTCGCCGCCGATGAGCGCATCCAGCAGGCCGCGGCCGCGCGCGCCGGCTGGACGCTCCGCGACGAACTCCCCTTCTCCTACCAGCTCCGCTATGCCGCCCTGGCCGTCGAATCCCCCGCGGGGGAACGGTGGGTCGTCGTCAAAGGCGCCGCCGAGGAGCTCTTCGCGCGGTGCACAGCTGCTGACGGCTGGGGCGAGGAGTGGCATCCCCCGGCCGCCGCGGCCCTCGCCCGCCTGGCCGATGACGGCCTCCGGGTGATCGCCGTCGCTATCCGGCCCGACGACGGCCGCGAACTCGCCGCGCAGGCCGCCGAAGGACTCCGCCTCGTCGGCTTCCTCGGCTTCAGCGACCCGCCGCGTCCCGAGGCGAAGGCCGCGATCGAACGGCTCGCCAACCTCGGCATCGAAGTCAAAATCCTCACCGGCGACCACCCGGCCGTCGCCCGCCATGTCTGCGACCGCGTCGGCATCCCCGTCCGCGGCGTCCTCACTGGGGCCGACCTCGAAGGGCTCAGCCCGGGCGAACTCCGCGACGCCGTCGCCCGGACCACCGTCTTCGCCCGCGTCACCCCCGAGCAAAAGAAGCTGCTGGTGCAGGCCGCGCAGGCCGGCGGGCGCGACGTCGGCTTCCTCGGCGACGGCGTCAACGACGCCCCGGCCATCCGCCAGGCCGATATCGGCATCTCCGTCGATACCGCCACCGACGTCGCCAAGGCCGCTGCCGATGTCGTCCTGCTCGAAAAAGACCTCGGCGTCCTCGCCGACGGCGTGCTCGAAGGCCGCCGCACCTTCGCCAATACCGTGAAGTACATCCTCATGGCCACGAGCTCGAACTTCGGCAACATGTTCAGCGCGGCGGGTGCCTCCCTCTTCCTCGACTTCCTCCCGATGCTCCCGACCCAGATCCTCCTCAACAACTTCCTCTACGACGTCTCCGAGCTGACCATCCCGACCGATGCCGTCGATGAGGAGCTCACCCGCCGGCCCGCCCACTGGGACCTGCGCTCTATCAGCCGGGCCATGGTCGTATTCGGGCCGGTCAGCTCCGTCTTCGATTACCTGACCTTCGCCCTGATGCTCGGCGTCTTCAACGCCGGCGAAACACGCTTCCAGTCCGGCTGGTTCGTGGAGTCGCTGTGCACCCAGACGCTGGTGATCTTCGTGCTGCGGACGCACCGGGTGCCGTTCTGGCGCAGCCGGCCCTCGCTGCCGCTGCTCGCAACGACGCTGGGCTGCGTCGCCGTCGCGGCGTTCATTCCCTATTCGCCGGCAGCGGGCGCGCTGAACTTCGAGCCGCTGCCGGGCAGGTTCCTCCTCGCGCTCGGGGGAATGGTTGTCACCTACCTGGCGCTCGTCGAACTGGCGAAGCGCAAAGTTTTCGCCCAGGCTGCGGCACCCGCGCCCGTGCCCGCGCCCGTTCCGCCGCCCCCGGCTCCCACCCCCGCCGCCTGA
- a CDS encoding DUF5131 family protein, with translation MAQSSKIEWTQATWNPITGCTKVSPGCAHCYAETMAERWRGISGHPFEYGFDLQLRPNRLKLPLLWKRPKLIFVNSMSDLFHENVPDAFVVKVFETMREASWHTFQVLTKRTERARDLTRKLAELDPWPDNVWMGTSIENQRWVQRADSLREIPAKIRFISCEPLLGPLRLNLHGIHWVICGGESGARARRMDPSWVRDLRDQCVAAGVPFFFKQWGAFDENGRRVGKKRAGRILDGQIFDEMPRLV, from the coding sequence ATGGCTCAGAGCTCAAAAATCGAATGGACGCAGGCTACGTGGAACCCTATCACAGGCTGCACCAAGGTCAGCCCCGGATGCGCGCACTGTTACGCCGAGACGATGGCTGAAAGGTGGCGAGGCATTTCTGGGCATCCTTTCGAGTACGGCTTCGACCTGCAACTTCGCCCCAATCGACTAAAGCTGCCGTTACTCTGGAAGCGTCCTAAACTGATTTTTGTAAACAGTATGAGTGACCTTTTCCACGAAAATGTTCCTGATGCCTTTGTCGTGAAGGTTTTCGAAACGATGCGCGAGGCCTCCTGGCATACATTTCAAGTTCTGACCAAACGGACCGAGCGTGCCCGCGACCTCACAAGAAAACTCGCAGAACTAGATCCATGGCCGGATAACGTCTGGATGGGTACATCCATAGAAAATCAACGATGGGTTCAGCGTGCTGATTCTCTACGTGAAATTCCTGCAAAAATACGCTTCATCTCCTGTGAGCCATTACTTGGACCACTCAGGCTCAATCTTCATGGCATCCACTGGGTGATCTGTGGGGGCGAGTCAGGCGCGCGTGCTCGGCGCATGGACCCTTCGTGGGTGCGTGACTTGCGCGATCAATGCGTGGCTGCTGGTGTCCCATTCTTCTTCAAACAGTGGGGTGCATTCGATGAGAATGGTAGACGCGTCGGCAAAAAACGAGCAGGACGCATACTTGATGGTCAGATTTTTGATGAAATGCCCAGACTGGTTTGA
- a CDS encoding zinc ribbon domain-containing protein — protein sequence MEATDENKTGTPGVPDEGRSACPACGAPHGPGARFCRACGRRLPVTCGVPGDEGALGPVRTCPACGAEASPTALFCRVCGTALGSAAQGPVPPAPVAVPACPACGAEVNPAAKFCRACGASLAPAPAPVAAQPRGTAKQSHRRTGRARTAVLAVAAVILVGGAALLALRFRGDGDGEPTAIPRESRIERLGPAPGPGPNGLERHAPVRLVHPGGAELTVPPGDILYSEYLDLRRLEAPPESPAWRFAGPAYTFVSVTGVVHEDPIEIRLPAAGAGADAVIVALAPSGAWQPLPTERVGDRLVAALAGVPAPWTVAVASPKPFTRPADLEPTGLADAERLAFADRAAWREEARAWLEAHPVPPDEELEQAASPSASLLASRSAAAAPVAIEFSKWEKEYAETLLRLAGAGAVLEAGRAGVVPALGAGGPVAFEHYRAGVLTLLKLRDRWFQNRDAWSEMFGERGNYQAVLLDSGVALQDSLETAFARYAPWGIELTAALVRSRAIADIDLAVVYGEALFADVILPPGMLPDLERQLTGQGGWAGTPEMTLRLRLFSRAAIENWSLLDYLKDWRTEAFLRYLPVALWVLGISSGGPSLLAATVADQVLNWWQAQYETASSPAIYGTIQWATTALAGGQLLFDATDDTLVTSFGLRIVDLSEQTRQTVGTALGWAQFLYSAAVSWAVTGSDWYLLKDIRAITEGTRGYCPGGRCNWLYAQNIPPVQVIGVARGAAARPADYYPATRVRMAAWNLQYNPAAIAAGRLDLHEIFRSGSREASLQVGSREALTGPAFLRNLGWEPYVKESWPDATIDITPDLQAIRIAVPRADLAKYRSWSRAKLGDPIADYNLLLRLETADGDHQVLRITGVDTERSTADRENVYLIAALATRKDAGRDDLEPGFRGSDDNPTTVERSSVTPLRQRYTAYLYASGQQEEDWVPVEVVFPPNPGPRTDADVVAAPRVHETDAAASAKPPTEWTLVDVRLEVNGTFKDPYALYLLSFVERIAPSACRLERKFWDDGEEFGLHCVFEPGCPRDESCFSLNLASVPKPDYPLGSKLTITKDRIQGYLCTGATDENACSHRSFIDAALAPGGQLSGQFGWTWDEMAFGEPYAQGTWTVQFTASPKR from the coding sequence ATGGAAGCGACTGACGAGAACAAGACCGGAACGCCAGGCGTGCCCGACGAAGGCCGCTCCGCCTGCCCGGCCTGCGGGGCGCCGCACGGCCCTGGTGCGAGGTTCTGCCGTGCATGCGGTCGCCGTCTCCCGGTCACCTGTGGGGTGCCAGGGGACGAGGGTGCCCTTGGGCCCGTCCGCACCTGCCCGGCCTGTGGCGCCGAGGCCAGCCCCACGGCGCTCTTCTGCCGGGTGTGCGGGACCGCGCTCGGCTCCGCTGCGCAGGGGCCGGTCCCACCTGCTCCCGTCGCTGTACCGGCCTGCCCCGCCTGCGGCGCCGAGGTCAACCCGGCGGCGAAGTTTTGCAGAGCCTGCGGCGCTTCGCTGGCCCCGGCTCCCGCGCCGGTCGCGGCGCAGCCCCGGGGAACGGCGAAGCAGTCCCACCGCCGCACCGGTCGCGCGCGGACGGCGGTCCTCGCCGTCGCCGCCGTCATCCTCGTCGGCGGGGCCGCCCTGCTTGCGCTCCGCTTCCGCGGCGACGGCGACGGCGAGCCGACCGCCATCCCACGCGAGTCGCGCATCGAACGCCTCGGTCCCGCCCCGGGCCCGGGCCCGAACGGCCTCGAGCGCCACGCCCCCGTCCGGCTCGTCCACCCGGGCGGCGCCGAGCTGACCGTCCCGCCCGGCGACATCCTCTACAGCGAGTACCTCGACCTCCGCCGGCTCGAGGCGCCGCCCGAATCGCCGGCCTGGAGGTTCGCCGGCCCGGCCTACACCTTTGTCTCCGTCACCGGCGTCGTCCACGAAGACCCCATCGAAATTCGCCTGCCCGCCGCCGGGGCCGGCGCCGACGCCGTCATCGTCGCCCTCGCCCCGAGCGGCGCCTGGCAGCCCCTCCCGACCGAGCGTGTCGGCGACCGGCTCGTGGCAGCGCTGGCCGGTGTCCCCGCGCCATGGACCGTTGCGGTAGCCTCGCCGAAGCCGTTCACCCGCCCTGCGGACCTCGAGCCGACCGGGCTCGCCGACGCCGAACGCCTCGCGTTCGCCGACCGGGCAGCATGGCGGGAGGAAGCGCGCGCCTGGCTCGAGGCGCACCCGGTCCCGCCGGATGAGGAACTTGAGCAGGCGGCCAGCCCCTCTGCCTCCCTCCTGGCCAGCCGCTCCGCAGCTGCGGCGCCCGTCGCCATCGAGTTCTCGAAATGGGAGAAGGAGTACGCCGAGACGCTCCTCCGTCTCGCCGGCGCCGGGGCAGTCCTCGAGGCCGGCCGGGCGGGCGTCGTCCCCGCCCTCGGCGCGGGCGGGCCCGTGGCGTTCGAGCACTACCGTGCCGGCGTGCTCACCCTCCTCAAGCTCCGCGACCGCTGGTTCCAGAACCGGGATGCCTGGTCGGAAATGTTCGGCGAGCGGGGAAACTACCAGGCCGTCCTCCTCGATAGCGGGGTTGCCCTCCAGGATTCGCTGGAGACCGCATTCGCCCGCTACGCCCCCTGGGGCATCGAGCTGACGGCTGCCCTCGTGCGGTCACGCGCCATCGCCGACATCGACCTCGCCGTTGTCTACGGCGAAGCCCTCTTCGCCGATGTCATCCTGCCGCCCGGCATGCTCCCCGACCTCGAGCGGCAGCTCACCGGGCAGGGCGGCTGGGCCGGGACCCCTGAAATGACCCTCCGGCTCCGGCTCTTCTCCCGGGCCGCAATCGAGAACTGGTCATTGCTCGACTACCTGAAGGACTGGCGAACGGAGGCGTTCCTCCGCTATCTGCCGGTGGCGCTCTGGGTATTGGGGATCAGCAGCGGCGGCCCGAGCCTCCTGGCCGCGACCGTAGCCGACCAGGTCCTGAACTGGTGGCAGGCCCAATACGAGACGGCCTCCAGCCCCGCCATCTACGGCACCATCCAGTGGGCGACAACGGCGCTCGCCGGGGGGCAGCTCCTGTTCGACGCTACGGATGACACACTGGTCACGAGCTTCGGACTGAGGATCGTGGACCTCTCCGAGCAAACCAGGCAGACAGTAGGTACGGCCCTCGGGTGGGCCCAGTTCCTCTATTCCGCCGCTGTCTCCTGGGCCGTGACCGGGAGCGACTGGTACCTGCTCAAAGATATCCGTGCCATCACCGAGGGTACCCGCGGCTACTGCCCCGGCGGCCGGTGCAACTGGCTGTACGCCCAGAATATCCCGCCCGTCCAGGTCATCGGCGTCGCCCGGGGGGCGGCAGCCCGCCCGGCCGACTACTACCCGGCAACCCGCGTCCGCATGGCCGCCTGGAACCTCCAGTACAACCCCGCCGCCATCGCCGCAGGCCGCCTCGACCTCCACGAAATCTTCCGCAGCGGCTCCCGCGAGGCGTCGCTCCAGGTCGGCTCCCGCGAAGCGCTCACCGGCCCGGCCTTCCTCCGCAACCTCGGCTGGGAGCCCTATGTGAAGGAGAGCTGGCCCGACGCCACGATTGATATCACCCCCGACCTGCAGGCGATCCGGATCGCCGTCCCGAGGGCGGACCTTGCGAAGTACCGGAGCTGGAGCCGCGCAAAGCTTGGCGACCCGATCGCCGACTACAATCTCCTCCTGCGCCTCGAAACCGCGGACGGCGACCACCAGGTCCTCCGCATCACGGGCGTCGACACCGAGCGCTCAACGGCGGACAGGGAGAACGTCTACCTCATCGCCGCCCTGGCGACCCGGAAAGACGCCGGCCGCGACGACCTCGAGCCCGGGTTCCGCGGCAGCGACGATAACCCCACGACGGTCGAGCGTTCGAGCGTCACCCCGCTCCGCCAGCGGTACACCGCCTACCTGTACGCCTCGGGGCAGCAGGAGGAGGACTGGGTGCCGGTCGAGGTCGTCTTCCCGCCGAATCCCGGCCCCCGCACCGACGCGGACGTCGTTGCCGCCCCGCGCGTCCACGAGACCGACGCTGCGGCCTCAGCCAAACCGCCCACAGAGTGGACGCTCGTGGACGTCCGGCTCGAGGTCAACGGGACGTTCAAAGACCCGTACGCGCTGTATCTCCTCTCATTTGTCGAACGCATCGCGCCCTCCGCGTGCAGGCTCGAACGTAAATTTTGGGATGATGGCGAAGAATTCGGATTGCACTGCGTCTTCGAACCAGGCTGTCCCCGGGATGAGAGCTGTTTCAGCCTGAACTTGGCCAGCGTCCCCAAGCCTGATTACCCCCTGGGGAGCAAGCTCACGATTACCAAAGACCGAATCCAGGGGTACCTCTGCACCGGTGCAACCGACGAAAATGCCTGCTCGCACCGTTCGTTTATCGATGCCGCTCTCGCCCCGGGCGGACAACTCAGCGGCCAGTTTGGCTGGACCTGGGACGAAATGGCGTTTGGCGAGCCGTATGCGCAGGGCACCTGGACCGTACAGTTCACCGCCTCCCCGAAACGGTGA
- a CDS encoding enoyl-CoA hydratase/isomerase family protein — MVLTFNRPERMNSMGGTLLADFLAAIDEGRRDDRVKAFVVTGAGRAWCAGADLQAIGAAGADEHGRRFAAVDDIGDVGRVVLALHHCDKPLIAAVNGVAVGGGFGLCSAFDIRIASEEARFATVFIKRALAPDCGLSYFLPRLVGPERAAELFYSGRMIDAREALALGIVSKVVPAEELLPTALAAAREYAAMPPSAMTYTRRAIRRSLDGVSLADQLAFEWAQQKACLGSPEFREGVQAFLEKREPDYSKF; from the coding sequence ATGGTGCTTACGTTCAACCGCCCGGAACGGATGAACTCAATGGGGGGGACCCTGCTGGCCGACTTCCTCGCTGCCATCGACGAGGGGCGGCGCGACGACCGGGTGAAAGCGTTCGTCGTGACCGGCGCCGGGCGGGCGTGGTGCGCCGGGGCCGACCTGCAGGCGATCGGCGCGGCGGGCGCGGACGAGCACGGGCGCCGGTTCGCGGCGGTCGACGACATCGGCGATGTGGGGCGGGTGGTGCTCGCGCTCCACCACTGCGACAAGCCGCTGATTGCGGCGGTGAACGGGGTGGCGGTGGGCGGGGGCTTCGGCCTCTGCTCGGCGTTCGATATCCGGATTGCGAGCGAAGAGGCGCGCTTCGCGACGGTGTTCATCAAGCGGGCGCTGGCGCCGGACTGCGGGCTTTCGTACTTTTTGCCGCGGCTGGTGGGTCCGGAGCGGGCGGCCGAGCTGTTTTATTCGGGGCGGATGATCGATGCGCGGGAGGCGCTGGCCTTGGGGATTGTCTCGAAGGTGGTGCCGGCGGAGGAGCTGCTGCCGACGGCGCTGGCGGCGGCGCGGGAGTATGCGGCGATGCCGCCCTCGGCGATGACGTACACGCGGCGGGCGATCCGGCGGTCGCTGGACGGCGTATCGCTGGCGGACCAGCTGGCGTTCGAGTGGGCGCAGCAGAAGGCCTGCCTTGGGAGCCCCGAGTTCCGGGAGGGGGTGCAGGCGTTCCTGGAGAAGCGGGAGCCGGACTACTCGAAGTTCTAG
- the tcmP gene encoding three-Cys-motif partner protein TcmP, protein MPGRPMTPVQQYIHQITLPDDDGIEPKRRAKRHTRNKLAILAAYLPAFTKACNKAPQKYFIDALAGPGLYQFDDRITMGSTLIALKTEPPFSKVLAMEKNKKYADALKTRCSRIDQNRARVTSGDCNVALINFMANELNPRAPMLVFLDPEGFEVSWQTIIALSNFKSVGTKPELLIYFNAPAFRRFNVTTKHLWRMNVDAAMPNGSDWRSALKRCEQENTPIDRTMLDIYEEGLRQLGYLKVTSRPIGPQHPNASSRVYYYLVHASDFDPGTDKEPPMEWVFRRLWGAESDQVRLPNF, encoded by the coding sequence GTGCCCGGACGACCAATGACACCGGTACAGCAGTACATTCACCAAATCACGCTCCCAGACGATGATGGCATCGAGCCGAAACGCCGTGCCAAGCGCCACACCCGAAACAAGCTTGCCATTCTCGCGGCATATCTGCCCGCATTTACCAAAGCTTGCAACAAAGCTCCACAGAAATATTTCATCGATGCTCTTGCAGGGCCAGGCCTTTATCAGTTTGACGATCGCATCACTATGGGGAGCACTCTCATTGCCCTTAAAACGGAACCGCCATTCAGCAAGGTTCTCGCGATGGAAAAGAACAAGAAATATGCCGACGCTCTTAAAACTAGATGCAGTCGAATCGATCAAAACCGTGCCAGAGTTACGTCCGGCGATTGCAACGTCGCTCTCATCAACTTCATGGCAAATGAATTGAATCCCAGGGCACCGATGCTTGTTTTTCTCGATCCGGAAGGATTCGAAGTATCTTGGCAAACTATTATCGCCTTGAGCAATTTCAAATCGGTCGGAACCAAACCTGAACTACTGATCTATTTCAATGCGCCCGCTTTTAGGCGGTTCAATGTTACTACCAAACATTTATGGCGAATGAACGTCGATGCCGCCATGCCGAATGGTTCAGATTGGCGTAGTGCCTTGAAGAGATGTGAACAGGAGAACACTCCGATCGACCGCACCATGCTCGACATTTACGAAGAAGGCCTTAGACAGCTTGGCTACCTCAAGGTCACTTCTCGGCCAATTGGTCCGCAACATCCAAACGCCAGTTCCAGGGTGTATTACTATCTAGTCCACGCAAGCGATTTCGATCCTGGCACCGACAAGGAGCCCCCGATGGAGTGGGTGTTCCGAAGACTCTGGGGTGCAGAATCCGATCAGGTAAGGTTGCCGAATTTTTGA
- the groL gene encoding chaperonin GroEL (60 kDa chaperone family; promotes refolding of misfolded polypeptides especially under stressful conditions; forms two stacked rings of heptamers to form a barrel-shaped 14mer; ends can be capped by GroES; misfolded proteins enter the barrel where they are refolded when GroES binds): MVAKQLLFDESARRRLRDGVDALADAVKVTLGPRGRNVVIDKKYGAPNITKDGVTVAREIELEDPFENMGAQLAKQVATKTNDVAGDGTTTATVLAQALVHAGMKVVTSGYNPMMVKRGIEAALAEAVKDLRAQAKPVLTKEQIAHVASISANDKQIGELIADVMEKVGKDGVITVEESRGIKFETEFVDGLQLDRGYVSPYFVTNPDRMEAVIENPYIIITDKKISSVQELLPLLEKVLQVTKDIVIIADDVEGEALATLVVNKLRGTINVLAVKAPSFGDRRKAILEDIAILTGGTLITEDIGLKLENATVADLGRARRVVANKDDTTIIEGMASDEKIQARIKQIKAQIEDATSEFDREKLQERLAKLAGGVAVIKVGAATEVELKEKKARVEDALSATRAAVDEGVVVGGGVALIRAQKALKALEEKTANEDEKVGIRIVAEALEAPTFTIAENGGLEGAVIVDRVKKLTNPNEGWDAETNTWGDMYELGIVDPVKVTRSALENAVSIAALVLTTETLVAEIPQPPAAPPPPPEDY, from the coding sequence ATGGTTGCCAAGCAACTGCTGTTCGATGAATCCGCGCGCCGCCGCCTCCGCGATGGCGTCGATGCCCTCGCCGATGCCGTCAAGGTGACCCTCGGCCCCCGCGGCCGCAACGTCGTCATCGATAAGAAATACGGCGCCCCCAACATCACCAAGGACGGCGTCACCGTCGCCCGCGAAATCGAACTCGAAGACCCCTTCGAGAACATGGGCGCCCAGCTCGCCAAGCAGGTCGCGACCAAGACCAACGACGTCGCCGGCGATGGCACCACCACCGCCACCGTCCTCGCCCAGGCGCTCGTCCACGCCGGCATGAAGGTCGTCACCTCCGGCTACAACCCCATGATGGTGAAGCGCGGCATCGAAGCCGCCCTCGCCGAAGCCGTCAAAGACCTCCGCGCCCAGGCGAAGCCCGTCCTCACCAAAGAGCAGATCGCCCACGTCGCCTCCATCTCCGCCAACGATAAGCAGATCGGCGAACTCATCGCCGATGTCATGGAGAAGGTGGGCAAGGACGGCGTCATCACCGTCGAGGAATCCCGCGGCATCAAGTTCGAAACCGAGTTCGTCGACGGCCTCCAGCTCGACCGCGGCTACGTCTCGCCCTACTTCGTGACCAACCCCGACCGCATGGAAGCGGTCATCGAAAACCCCTACATCATCATCACCGATAAGAAAATCTCCTCGGTCCAGGAGCTCCTCCCGCTCCTCGAGAAGGTCCTCCAGGTCACGAAGGACATCGTCATCATCGCCGACGATGTCGAAGGCGAAGCCCTCGCCACCCTCGTCGTCAACAAGCTCCGGGGCACCATCAACGTCCTCGCGGTGAAAGCCCCCAGCTTCGGCGACCGCCGCAAGGCGATCCTCGAAGACATCGCCATCCTCACCGGCGGCACCCTGATTACCGAGGACATCGGCCTCAAGCTCGAGAACGCCACCGTCGCCGACCTCGGCCGCGCCCGCCGCGTCGTCGCCAACAAGGACGACACCACCATCATCGAGGGCATGGCCAGCGACGAGAAGATCCAGGCCCGCATCAAGCAGATCAAGGCCCAGATCGAAGACGCGACCAGCGAGTTCGACCGCGAGAAGCTCCAGGAGCGGCTCGCCAAGCTCGCCGGCGGCGTCGCCGTCATCAAGGTCGGTGCTGCCACCGAAGTCGAGCTGAAGGAGAAGAAGGCCCGCGTCGAAGACGCCCTCAGCGCCACCCGCGCGGCCGTCGATGAAGGTGTCGTCGTCGGCGGCGGCGTCGCCCTCATCCGCGCCCAGAAGGCCCTCAAGGCCCTCGAAGAGAAGACCGCCAACGAAGACGAAAAGGTCGGCATCCGCATCGTCGCCGAGGCCCTTGAGGCACCGACCTTCACCATCGCCGAAAACGGCGGCCTCGAAGGCGCCGTCATCGTCGACCGCGTCAAGAAGCTCACCAACCCGAACGAGGGCTGGGACGCCGAGACCAACACCTGGGGCGACATGTACGAACTCGGCATCGTCGACCCGGTCAAGGTCACCCGCTCCGCGCTCGAGAACGCCGTGAGCATCGCCGCCCTCGTGCTTACCACCGAAACCCTCGTGGCCGAGATCCCGCAGCCGCCGGCTGCGCCGCCGCCTCCGCCCGAGGACTACTAA
- the groES gene encoding co-chaperone GroES, whose product MAAKTATKTETKSKLIPLADRVVIVPLKQEEITASGLVIPDTAKEKPQQGEVVAVGPGRLDENGKRVPMDIAVGDRILYAKYTGTDVKIDGQDYIVLNEKDILCKVEY is encoded by the coding sequence ATGGCTGCCAAGACCGCGACCAAGACGGAGACCAAGTCCAAGCTCATCCCCCTCGCTGACCGCGTCGTCATCGTCCCCCTCAAGCAGGAAGAAATCACCGCCAGCGGCCTCGTGATCCCCGATACCGCCAAGGAGAAGCCGCAGCAGGGCGAAGTCGTTGCCGTCGGCCCCGGCCGCCTCGATGAAAACGGCAAGCGCGTCCCCATGGACATCGCCGTCGGCGACCGCATCCTCTACGCCAAGTACACCGGCACCGACGTCAAGATCGACGGCCAGGATTACATCGTCCTCAACGAGAAGGACATCCTCTGCAAGGTCGAATACTAA